A region of Rhodospirillales bacterium DNA encodes the following proteins:
- a CDS encoding FAD-binding oxidoreductase, translating into MARDFDIAIVGGGAVGSSIAYWLTRDPAMAGRVAVVERDPTYARASSALSASSIRQQFSTPLNMRLSRFGIDFLRRAAEHLSIDGEPPVDLGLREPGYLFLASPGGEAILRENHAAQTAEGASVDLLDPAALRARFRWIATDGVALGSHGVADEGWFDGPALMQAFRRKAIAQGARYIKDEVVGFDASSDRVGSLRLASGGSLSADKVVIAAGCWSGALAATAGIALPVEPRRRSVFVFDCRATLERMPLTIDSNGVWVRPEGRYFLAGVSPPADRDPPGAPLEVQHWEWDEIVWPSIAARVPAFESVKVVNSWAGYYEYNTFDQNGIVGPHPALANLVFATGFSGHGIQQSPATGRAVAEWLVNGRYLTLDLAAFGFDRIAAGRPVVERNVV; encoded by the coding sequence ATGGCGCGCGATTTCGACATCGCCATCGTCGGCGGCGGCGCCGTCGGCAGCTCGATCGCGTACTGGTTGACGCGCGATCCGGCGATGGCGGGGCGCGTCGCGGTAGTCGAGCGCGACCCGACCTACGCGCGCGCATCCTCGGCGTTGAGCGCGTCGTCGATCCGCCAGCAATTCTCGACTCCGCTCAACATGCGGCTGTCGCGTTTCGGAATCGATTTCCTACGCCGCGCCGCGGAGCATCTCTCGATCGACGGCGAGCCGCCGGTCGATCTCGGCCTTCGCGAGCCCGGCTACCTGTTCCTGGCGTCGCCCGGGGGCGAGGCGATCCTGCGCGAGAACCACGCGGCGCAGACCGCGGAGGGCGCGTCGGTCGACCTGCTTGATCCCGCCGCCCTGCGCGCGCGCTTCCGGTGGATCGCGACCGACGGCGTCGCACTGGGATCGCACGGCGTCGCCGACGAGGGCTGGTTTGACGGGCCGGCGCTGATGCAGGCCTTCCGGCGCAAGGCGATCGCGCAGGGCGCCCGCTACATCAAGGACGAGGTCGTCGGCTTCGACGCCTCGTCGGACCGTGTCGGGTCGCTGCGGCTGGCCTCCGGCGGCTCGCTATCGGCGGACAAGGTCGTGATCGCCGCCGGCTGCTGGTCGGGCGCGCTCGCCGCCACGGCCGGGATCGCGCTGCCGGTCGAGCCCAGGCGGCGCAGCGTCTTCGTGTTCGACTGCCGTGCCACGCTGGAGCGGATGCCGCTGACGATCGACAGCAACGGCGTCTGGGTCCGGCCGGAGGGCCGCTACTTCCTCGCCGGCGTGTCGCCTCCGGCCGACCGCGATCCGCCGGGCGCGCCGCTGGAGGTGCAGCACTGGGAGTGGGACGAGATCGTGTGGCCGAGCATCGCCGCCCGGGTGCCGGCGTTCGAGTCGGTCAAGGTCGTCAACAGCTGGGCCGGCTACTACGAGTACAACACGTTCGACCAGAACGGGATCGTCGGCCCGCATCCGGCGCTCGCCAACCTCGTCTTCGCCACCGGTTTCAGCGGACACGGCATCCAGCAATCGCCGGCCACCGGCCGCGCGGTCGCGGAATGGCTGGTGAACGGCCGCTACCTGACGCTGGACCTCGCCGCGTTCGGCTTCGATCGCATCGCCGCCGGCCGCCCCGTCGTCGAGCGCAACGTGGTGTGA
- a CDS encoding TRAP transporter large permease subunit has product MGAILLALLVLMTVTLCVGIWIGPALIATGVVLLEAFTDRPTVRLIGTWAFNVLTSTDIVSLPLFILMGELLFRTRLSQSLFSGIAPWMGFLPGRLLHTTVIGCSMFAAISGSSAATTQVVGRITLTELLRRGYDKGIAVGSLGGAGTLGFLIPPSIPMIIYAVLAEESLLRLFTAGFIPGFALAGCFMAYIAIRAIMNPGVVPEEERRASRWTWGDRARSLVELGPVAFLIFTVLGTMYLGYASPSEAAAIGVVGALVVAAWQRTLTVPNLRDALLGSVQTTCMIGFIVLGAFVVGTVLANLRVPQYVSGAISSWNLPPFALIAMLVVFYVLLGTVLEGFSMIVLTLPIVLPVVMAAGFDKVWFGIFLILTIEMAQISPPVAFNLFVIQGITGDSQTYVAWKVVPFFLIMIGFTAFITVFPGFVTFLPDILPKLLGK; this is encoded by the coding sequence ATGGGCGCCATCCTCCTCGCTCTGCTGGTCCTGATGACGGTGACGCTGTGCGTCGGCATCTGGATCGGGCCGGCGCTGATCGCCACCGGCGTCGTCCTGCTGGAGGCGTTCACCGACCGGCCGACCGTGCGGTTGATCGGCACCTGGGCGTTCAACGTGCTGACGTCCACCGACATCGTCTCGCTGCCGCTGTTCATCCTGATGGGCGAGCTGCTGTTCCGAACGCGGCTGTCGCAGTCGCTGTTCTCCGGCATCGCGCCGTGGATGGGCTTCCTGCCGGGCCGCCTGCTGCACACCACGGTGATCGGCTGTTCGATGTTCGCGGCGATCTCCGGTTCCTCGGCCGCCACCACCCAGGTCGTCGGCCGCATCACGCTGACCGAGCTGCTGCGGCGCGGCTACGACAAGGGCATCGCGGTCGGCAGCCTCGGCGGCGCAGGCACGCTGGGGTTCCTGATTCCGCCCTCGATCCCGATGATCATCTACGCCGTGCTGGCCGAGGAGTCGCTGCTGCGGCTGTTCACCGCCGGATTCATCCCGGGCTTCGCGCTGGCGGGCTGCTTCATGGCCTACATCGCGATCCGCGCGATCATGAATCCCGGCGTCGTGCCGGAGGAGGAGCGGCGCGCGTCGCGCTGGACGTGGGGCGACCGCGCCCGCAGCCTGGTCGAGCTGGGACCGGTGGCGTTCCTGATCTTCACCGTGCTCGGCACGATGTATCTCGGCTACGCCAGCCCGTCGGAGGCCGCCGCGATCGGCGTGGTCGGCGCGCTGGTCGTGGCGGCGTGGCAGCGGACGCTGACCGTGCCGAACCTGCGCGACGCGCTGCTCGGCTCGGTCCAGACGACCTGCATGATCGGTTTCATCGTGCTCGGCGCCTTCGTCGTGGGCACCGTGCTGGCCAACCTGCGCGTGCCGCAATACGTGTCCGGCGCGATCTCGTCGTGGAACCTCCCGCCCTTCGCGCTGATCGCCATGCTGGTGGTGTTCTACGTCCTGCTGGGCACGGTGCTCGAGGGCTTCTCGATGATCGTGCTGACGCTGCCGATCGTCCTGCCGGTGGTCATGGCCGCTGGCTTCGACAAGGTGTGGTTCGGAATCTTCCTGATCCTCACGATCGAGATGGCGCAGATCAGTCCGCCCGTCGCCTTCAACCTGTTCGTGATCCAGGGGATCACCGGCGATTCGCAGACCTACGTGGCCTGGAAGGTGGTGCCGTTCTTCCTGATCATGATCGGCTTCACCGCGTTCATCACGGTGTTCCCCGGCTTCGTGACCTTCCTGCCCGACATCCTGCCGAAGCTGCTGGGGAAGTGA
- a CDS encoding TRAP transporter small permease, producing MTVGTGPARQPRRTGDAVGDVLAAVDRISMWGAWASAACIVAILGLIVAEVSARNFLGASLYFAWEFSAYLMGAAFMLGAGYALRAGTQIRVNVLLENVPAPVARFFDLLSTVACVVIAAFLAWSFAEATWLSWVRDSRSPEKSELPLWIPKIALAVGAAVFLLQTAARLARLLRGEPGDDPALRIGQDIE from the coding sequence ATGACGGTGGGGACTGGTCCGGCGCGCCAGCCGCGGCGGACCGGCGACGCGGTGGGGGACGTCCTCGCGGCGGTCGACCGGATATCGATGTGGGGGGCTTGGGCCTCGGCTGCGTGCATCGTCGCGATCCTCGGCCTGATCGTGGCGGAGGTTTCCGCGCGCAATTTCCTCGGCGCCAGCCTCTATTTCGCGTGGGAGTTCAGCGCCTACCTGATGGGCGCGGCCTTCATGCTCGGCGCCGGCTACGCGCTGCGCGCCGGTACCCAGATCCGCGTCAACGTGCTGCTCGAGAACGTCCCTGCCCCCGTGGCGCGGTTTTTCGACCTGCTGTCGACCGTCGCCTGCGTCGTCATCGCGGCGTTCCTCGCGTGGTCGTTCGCCGAGGCCACCTGGCTGTCGTGGGTCCGCGATTCCCGCTCGCCCGAGAAAAGCGAGCTGCCGCTGTGGATTCCGAAGATCGCGCTGGCGGTCGGCGCGGCGGTCTTCCTGCTCCAGACGGCGGCCCGTCTGGCGCGCCTGCTGCGAGGCGAGCCGGGGGACGATCCGGCGCTGCGCATCGGCCAGGACATCGAGTAG
- a CDS encoding TRAP transporter substrate-binding protein has translation MRIGAGLAASALGAPLVARAQGKIKMDLSTIWPDGNFHTKNCRLFAEQVGKATGGAVEIVVHSGGSLGYKGPEHLNAVRDGLVPMADILNIQQVGEAPLMGIEGVPFLVGNADELKALQKYARPEFDKIATKYNQTILYTVPWPTQYLHAKVKVDKLDGLKGLKIRVPDRQAGDMVNALGMVGVQIPWGETVPALASGAVVGVTTSSVSGVDGKFWEFLKVFYRTNHVWSSQVVTINNDAWKKIPADHQKAIRELAAKLEPDFWKVSVEADAASSKRLVEGGMELVEVPPAMMKEMREKTVDLEKAFIGRAGAVAADVIAKYKKDVGRA, from the coding sequence ATGCGGATCGGCGCCGGACTGGCGGCGTCGGCGTTGGGGGCGCCGCTGGTGGCGCGCGCCCAGGGCAAGATCAAGATGGATCTGTCGACGATCTGGCCCGACGGCAATTTCCACACCAAGAACTGCCGGCTGTTCGCCGAGCAGGTCGGCAAGGCGACCGGTGGCGCGGTCGAGATCGTCGTCCATTCCGGCGGATCGCTGGGCTACAAGGGGCCGGAACACCTCAACGCGGTGCGCGACGGCCTCGTGCCGATGGCCGACATCCTGAACATCCAGCAGGTCGGCGAGGCGCCGCTGATGGGGATCGAGGGCGTGCCGTTCCTGGTGGGCAACGCCGACGAGCTCAAGGCGCTGCAGAAATACGCCCGGCCCGAGTTCGACAAGATCGCGACCAAGTACAACCAGACCATCCTCTACACCGTGCCGTGGCCGACGCAGTACCTGCACGCCAAGGTCAAGGTCGACAAGCTCGACGGACTCAAGGGGCTGAAGATCCGCGTGCCGGACCGCCAGGCCGGCGACATGGTCAACGCCCTGGGCATGGTCGGCGTGCAGATCCCCTGGGGCGAGACGGTGCCGGCGCTGGCCTCCGGCGCCGTTGTCGGCGTGACGACGTCGTCGGTCTCGGGCGTGGACGGCAAGTTCTGGGAGTTCCTCAAGGTCTTCTACCGGACCAACCACGTGTGGAGCTCGCAGGTCGTCACGATCAACAACGACGCCTGGAAGAAGATCCCGGCCGACCACCAGAAGGCGATCCGCGAGCTCGCGGCCAAGCTCGAGCCCGACTTCTGGAAGGTGTCGGTCGAGGCGGACGCGGCCAGCAGCAAGCGGCTGGTCGAGGGCGGCATGGAGCTGGTCGAGGTGCCGCCCGCGATGATGAAGGAGATGCGCGAGAAGACCGTGGATCTCGAGAAGGCCTTCATCGGCCGCGCCGGCGCGGTCGCCGCCGACGTCATCGCCAAGTACAAGAAGGATGTCGGCCGCGCCTGA